In Phyllobacterium zundukense, one DNA window encodes the following:
- the cysK gene encoding cysteine synthase A, translating to MSNDNARKPGRGRIYNSIVDTIGDTPIIRLDKLAKEKGVGANLLAKLEFFNPISSVKDRIGVALIEALEAQGKATPGKTTLVEPTSGNTGIALAFAAAAKGYRLILTMPETMSVERRKMLKLLGAELVLTEGAKGMKGAIAKANELVETTPDAIIPGQFDNPANPEIHRRTTAEEIWNDTDGKVDIFVAGIGTGGTITGVGQVLKQRKPDVQVIAVEPKDSPVLSGGNPGPHKIQGIGAGFAPAVLDTHIYDEVIQVSNEDSFANARLVARLEGVPVGISSGAALTAAIEVGRRPENKGKNLVVVIPSFAERYLSTVLFEGLE from the coding sequence ATGAGCAACGATAACGCGCGCAAACCCGGCCGTGGCCGCATTTACAATTCCATTGTGGACACGATCGGCGATACGCCCATTATCCGTCTCGACAAACTGGCCAAGGAAAAGGGCGTCGGCGCCAATCTGCTGGCCAAGCTCGAATTCTTCAATCCCATCTCCAGCGTCAAGGATCGTATCGGCGTTGCGCTCATCGAAGCGCTCGAGGCCCAGGGCAAGGCGACGCCGGGCAAGACCACCCTTGTCGAACCGACCTCCGGCAATACCGGCATCGCGCTGGCTTTCGCCGCAGCAGCCAAGGGCTACCGTTTGATCCTCACCATGCCGGAAACCATGTCGGTAGAGCGTCGCAAGATGCTGAAGCTGCTCGGTGCGGAACTCGTCCTGACCGAAGGCGCCAAGGGCATGAAGGGCGCCATCGCCAAGGCCAATGAGCTCGTCGAGACAACGCCCGATGCGATCATCCCCGGCCAGTTCGACAATCCGGCCAACCCGGAAATCCACCGCAGGACCACAGCCGAGGAAATCTGGAACGATACGGACGGCAAGGTCGACATCTTCGTTGCCGGTATCGGTACGGGCGGTACGATCACCGGCGTCGGCCAGGTGCTGAAGCAGCGCAAGCCCGACGTGCAGGTCATTGCGGTTGAGCCGAAGGATTCGCCGGTCCTCTCAGGCGGGAATCCCGGCCCGCACAAGATCCAGGGCATCGGCGCCGGCTTTGCGCCCGCAGTTCTCGACACACATATCTACGATGAAGTCATCCAGGTTTCGAACGAGGATTCCTTCGCCAATGCGCGTCTCGTGGCGCGGCTTGAAGGCGTGCCGGTCGGCATTTCCTCCGGTGCGGCGTTGACCGCTGCCATAGAGGTTGGCAGGCGTCCGGAAAACAAGGGCAAGAACCTTGTGGTTGTCATCCCCTCCTTCGCCGAGCGTTATCTGTCGACGGTGCTGTTTGAAGGGCTGGAATAG
- the mbfA gene encoding iron exporter MbfA: MLSRFFGHRRHDLPSLSEQQILALAISSEEDDARIYLAYADGLRDDFPQSAKVFEDMAEEENSHRQSLIDLHQQRFGSQIPLIRREHVKGYLERKPDWLVRPLGIDKVREMAEKMEEQAYRFYTEALKLVRDASTRKLLGDLAIAEKAHESLAHRLGIEHTPDAVQRDEKQTERRQFILTYIQPGLAGLMDGSVSTLAPIFAAAFATQDTWQTFLVGLSASLGAGISMGFTEAAHDDGKLSGRGSPLKRGLANGLMTAIGGLGHALPYLIPDFWTATTIAALVVFVELWAIAYIQHRFMETPFFRAAIQVVLGGSLVLATGILIGNA, encoded by the coding sequence ATGCTCAGCCGCTTTTTCGGTCACCGCCGCCACGACCTTCCGTCGCTATCGGAACAGCAAATCCTGGCACTCGCCATTTCGTCGGAGGAGGACGATGCGCGGATCTATCTCGCCTATGCGGATGGATTGCGCGACGATTTCCCGCAAAGTGCCAAGGTGTTTGAGGATATGGCAGAGGAAGAAAACAGCCATCGCCAATCATTGATCGATCTGCATCAGCAGCGTTTTGGCAGCCAGATACCGCTCATTCGCCGCGAGCACGTGAAGGGCTACCTTGAGCGCAAGCCAGACTGGCTGGTTCGCCCGCTCGGCATCGACAAGGTGCGGGAAATGGCGGAGAAGATGGAGGAGCAGGCCTACCGCTTCTATACGGAGGCGTTGAAACTTGTGCGTGACGCCTCGACGCGCAAACTGCTTGGTGATCTTGCTATCGCCGAAAAGGCCCATGAATCGCTGGCGCATCGCCTCGGCATCGAGCATACGCCGGACGCGGTGCAGCGGGACGAGAAGCAGACCGAGCGCCGGCAATTCATCCTGACTTACATCCAGCCCGGTCTTGCCGGCCTGATGGATGGTTCGGTGTCGACCCTCGCGCCAATCTTTGCCGCTGCCTTTGCCACCCAGGACACATGGCAGACCTTTCTCGTCGGTCTGTCCGCGTCGCTTGGCGCTGGCATTTCCATGGGCTTCACCGAAGCTGCGCATGATGATGGCAAGTTGTCGGGGCGCGGCTCGCCACTGAAGCGCGGTCTTGCCAACGGCCTGATGACGGCGATCGGCGGTCTCGGTCACGCGCTGCCCTATCTCATTCCAGATTTCTGGACGGCGACTACAATCGCGGCTCTGGTTGTCTTCGTGGAACTCTGGGCCATCGCCTATATTCAGCATCGTTTCATGGAGACGCCGTTCTTCCGGGCGGCCATACAGGTCGTGCTTGGGGGCAGCCTGGTCCTGGCAACAGGCATTCTGATAGGCAACGCGTGA
- a CDS encoding GNAT family N-acetyltransferase, whose product MPDPSISPSEAGGLSIRSTRVTDFEQITTLANLPLYRAGTLRLPYQSLEQTRQWLESHGTGTLSIVAEIDGQIVGVAGLQRFEGRRLHAADLGIGVHDKFTGQGIGKALLGALIDAADNWLNIRRIELTVFADNAPAIRLYEKFGFETEGLLKAYAFREGRFADALAMARVVM is encoded by the coding sequence ATGCCTGACCCATCTATATCACCATCCGAAGCCGGCGGATTATCGATCCGGTCCACGCGTGTCACCGATTTCGAACAGATAACCACTCTGGCGAACCTGCCGCTCTATCGCGCCGGGACCTTGCGCTTGCCCTATCAAAGTCTGGAACAGACGCGACAATGGCTTGAGAGTCATGGTACCGGCACGCTGAGCATCGTTGCCGAGATCGACGGACAGATTGTCGGCGTCGCCGGTTTACAGCGGTTTGAAGGACGGCGATTGCACGCCGCAGATCTTGGCATTGGCGTGCATGACAAGTTCACCGGCCAGGGCATCGGCAAGGCTTTGCTTGGCGCCTTGATCGATGCGGCGGACAATTGGCTGAACATCAGGCGTATCGAGCTGACGGTCTTCGCCGACAATGCCCCAGCTATCCGTCTTTATGAGAAGTTCGGATTCGAGACGGAAGGACTGCTGAAGGCCTACGCCTTCAGGGAGGGGCGTTTTGCCGATGCTCTCGCCATGGCGCGTGTGGTCATGTAG
- a CDS encoding SDR family oxidoreductase produces MTDTSHPVAIITGGGRGMGAAIARELHARGYRLGLMSPSGSAVELAAELGGVGIKGSAGEANDLEALVAKTVEAYGRVDAVVNHTGHPPKGDLLDITDEKWAIGNDLMVLSVVRMARLVTPYMLKQGKGAWVNITTFAAFEPSLVFPVSCAYRAAVGAYTKLYSDRYGADNIRMNALLPGYIDSLDHKPGTADKVPMKRLGTMNEIAKTAAFLLSDDAGYITGQNIRIDGGVTRHA; encoded by the coding sequence ATGACCGACACTTCACATCCCGTCGCAATCATTACCGGCGGAGGTCGCGGCATGGGCGCTGCCATCGCCCGCGAATTGCATGCGCGCGGCTATCGTCTCGGCCTGATGTCGCCTTCGGGCAGCGCGGTGGAGCTTGCCGCCGAACTCGGCGGCGTCGGCATCAAGGGCTCCGCTGGCGAGGCGAATGATCTCGAAGCTTTGGTCGCCAAGACGGTCGAAGCCTATGGCCGCGTCGATGCCGTGGTCAACCACACCGGCCATCCGCCAAAAGGCGATCTCCTCGACATCACCGACGAGAAATGGGCAATTGGCAATGATCTGATGGTCTTGAGCGTGGTGCGCATGGCGCGGCTGGTGACCCCCTATATGCTCAAGCAGGGCAAGGGCGCGTGGGTGAACATCACAACCTTTGCCGCCTTCGAGCCGAGTCTGGTCTTCCCGGTTTCCTGTGCCTACCGCGCCGCCGTCGGCGCCTATACGAAGCTCTATTCGGACCGCTATGGCGCCGACAATATCCGCATGAACGCGCTTCTGCCGGGCTACATCGACAGTCTCGACCACAAGCCTGGAACAGCAGACAAGGTGCCCATGAAGCGCCTCGGCACGATGAATGAAATCGCCAAGACCGCGGCATTCCTGCTGTCAGACGACGCTGGTTATATCACCGGCCAAAACATTCGCATCGATGGCGGCGTCACCAGGCACGCCTAG
- a CDS encoding antibiotic biosynthesis monooxygenase family protein, producing MIAVIFEVEPAEGRGKDYFDRAADLRPLLETMDGFISVERFRSLANENRYLFLSFWRDEASVAAWRQTEEHRMAQRDGRGGIFADYRLRIASVVRDYGLRARDEAPLDARVYHHA from the coding sequence ATGATTGCAGTGATTTTTGAAGTGGAGCCCGCCGAGGGCCGTGGCAAGGATTATTTCGACAGGGCTGCAGATCTGCGTCCACTGCTGGAGACGATGGACGGTTTTATTTCCGTGGAGCGGTTCCGCAGCCTTGCCAACGAGAACCGCTACCTGTTCCTCTCCTTCTGGCGCGACGAGGCGTCAGTGGCGGCTTGGCGCCAGACCGAGGAACATCGTATGGCCCAGCGTGACGGTCGCGGTGGTATCTTTGCCGATTACCGGCTGAGGATTGCGTCCGTTGTGCGTGACTATGGGTTGCGAGCCCGTGATGAGGCTCCGCTTGACGCGCGGGTTTACCATCACGCCTGA
- the cckA gene encoding cell cycle histidine kinase CckA: MSQETNSDLYPEPIIANTKSNRAGLRLVILGVLLVGVSVLYFIYRDQLGQQFLLGLLGTLAMTGVFYLFGSAINVIQFTPRGTSDELTRAFVDTLPEGTVVSDQKGRIVYANRAYAELTGVTNSNDVRAIEHILSGEASASDPIYRLANAVRDGVSGQEELRLSRPLDPSREPVPTWYRVKARPVAGIPDQTAPVYAWQIADISAERAEQERYFQDIQEAIDHLDHAPAGFFSADPDGRIIYINATLAEWLGVDLTRFTPGSMMVREIVAGNGMALINAVKTEPGTSRNTVIDLDLAKSNGQSLAVRFYHRVQAQRDGRRGPTRTIVLNRAEGEDTSAALRAAEVRFTRFFNSASMAIAAVDATGKILRTNARFLGLFSPVVDRDDIDRRIPLETVVHERDREAFDRALAAAFAGQAEISPVDTVIPGNEDRHLRFYISPVFDAGSEDGAEEAAIVSVVETTEQKALEATMAQSQKMQAVGQLAGGIAHDFNNVLTAIIMSSDLLLTNHRASDPSFADIMNIKQNANRAASLVRQLLAFSRRQTLRPEVLNLTDVIADVRMLLTRLAGTQVNLKIEHGRDLWPVRADLGQFEQVVVNLTVNARDAMPEGGDLILRTRNMNEAESAELNYRDLVPGDYVLVEVADTGTGMTPEVIAKIFEPFFTTKEVGKGTGLGLSMVYGIIKQTGGSIHAESELGKGTTFRIFLPRHVEEKQSPMLNADGEVIVTEVPRKEKKTEKATDLSGSATVLLVEDEDAVRMGGLRALQSRGYTVHEASSGVEALEVMKELGGKVDIVVSDVVMPEMDGPTLLRELRKEYGDIKFIFVSGYAEDAFARNLPEDAKFGFLPKPFSLKQLATAVKEMLESE; the protein is encoded by the coding sequence ATGTCTCAAGAAACGAATAGCGATCTTTATCCAGAACCGATTATTGCCAACACGAAATCGAACAGGGCCGGCTTGCGGCTGGTCATTCTCGGCGTGCTGCTGGTCGGTGTTTCCGTCCTCTATTTCATCTATCGCGACCAGTTGGGCCAGCAGTTCCTGCTTGGCCTTCTCGGCACGCTTGCCATGACCGGCGTGTTCTACCTGTTCGGCTCGGCGATCAACGTCATTCAGTTCACGCCGCGCGGTACGAGTGACGAACTGACCCGCGCCTTCGTCGATACATTGCCGGAAGGCACGGTCGTCTCCGATCAGAAAGGCCGCATCGTCTACGCCAACCGGGCCTATGCCGAACTCACCGGCGTGACCAATTCCAATGATGTGCGGGCAATCGAGCACATTCTTTCCGGTGAAGCTTCCGCCTCCGATCCCATTTACCGCCTTGCCAATGCGGTGCGCGACGGCGTTTCCGGCCAGGAAGAGTTGCGCCTGTCGCGCCCGCTGGATCCATCCCGCGAGCCCGTGCCGACCTGGTACCGGGTGAAGGCCCGCCCGGTTGCCGGTATCCCCGACCAGACCGCGCCGGTCTATGCTTGGCAGATCGCCGATATTTCTGCCGAGCGTGCCGAACAGGAACGCTATTTCCAGGACATCCAGGAAGCCATCGACCATCTCGATCATGCACCGGCCGGCTTCTTCTCAGCCGATCCCGATGGGCGCATCATCTATATCAATGCCACTCTGGCAGAGTGGCTCGGCGTTGACCTGACCCGGTTTACCCCGGGCTCGATGATGGTTCGTGAGATCGTGGCCGGCAATGGCATGGCACTGATCAACGCCGTCAAGACGGAACCGGGTACCAGCCGCAATACGGTCATCGATCTTGATCTGGCGAAATCCAATGGTCAGAGCCTCGCTGTGCGCTTCTATCACCGCGTTCAGGCGCAGCGTGATGGCAGGCGTGGACCCACCCGCACCATCGTCCTCAACCGCGCCGAGGGTGAGGATACGTCTGCAGCCTTGCGCGCCGCCGAAGTACGGTTCACGCGCTTCTTCAATTCGGCATCCATGGCGATTGCCGCTGTCGACGCAACCGGCAAGATCCTGCGCACCAATGCCAGGTTCCTCGGCCTGTTCTCGCCCGTTGTTGACCGCGATGACATCGACAGGCGCATCCCGCTCGAAACCGTCGTGCATGAACGCGATCGCGAGGCCTTTGACCGGGCGCTTGCGGCAGCCTTTGCCGGCCAGGCGGAGATTTCTCCCGTCGATACGGTTATCCCGGGCAATGAGGACCGGCATCTTCGCTTCTATATCAGCCCGGTCTTCGATGCGGGCTCGGAAGATGGCGCCGAGGAAGCGGCCATCGTTTCCGTGGTCGAGACAACGGAACAGAAGGCGCTCGAAGCCACGATGGCCCAAAGCCAGAAAATGCAGGCGGTAGGGCAGCTTGCAGGCGGTATCGCACACGACTTCAACAACGTCCTGACCGCGATCATCATGTCGTCGGACCTGCTTTTGACCAATCATCGTGCGTCGGACCCATCCTTCGCCGACATCATGAACATCAAGCAGAATGCCAATCGCGCCGCCTCGCTGGTGCGGCAGCTGCTGGCATTCTCGCGCCGCCAGACCCTGCGGCCGGAAGTGCTCAATCTGACCGACGTGATTGCCGATGTGCGCATGCTGCTGACGCGCCTTGCCGGCACCCAGGTCAACCTCAAGATCGAGCATGGCCGCGATCTGTGGCCGGTACGCGCCGATCTCGGCCAGTTCGAGCAGGTCGTGGTCAATCTTACCGTCAATGCACGCGATGCGATGCCAGAGGGTGGGGATCTGATCCTCCGCACGCGCAACATGAATGAGGCCGAGAGCGCCGAACTCAACTACCGCGATCTCGTTCCGGGCGATTACGTTCTGGTCGAGGTTGCGGACACCGGCACCGGCATGACACCGGAAGTGATCGCGAAAATCTTCGAGCCATTCTTCACGACCAAGGAAGTGGGCAAGGGAACGGGTCTCGGCTTGTCGATGGTTTATGGTATCATCAAGCAGACGGGCGGATCGATCCACGCCGAGTCAGAACTTGGCAAGGGTACGACATTCCGTATCTTCCTGCCGCGGCATGTGGAGGAAAAGCAATCCCCGATGCTGAACGCCGATGGCGAAGTCATCGTGACCGAAGTGCCGAGGAAGGAGAAGAAGACGGAAAAAGCCACTGATCTCTCCGGTTCTGCAACCGTGCTCCTGGTCGAGGACGAGGATGCCGTTCGCATGGGTGGTCTGCGGGCACTGCAATCACGCGGCTACACGGTGCACGAGGCGTCGAGCGGCGTCGAGGCGCTGGAAGTGATGAAGGAACTCGGCGGCAAGGTCGATATCGTCGTCTCCGACGTGGTGATGCCCGAAATGGACGGGCCGACGCTTCTGCGCGAACTGCGCAAGGAATACGGGGATATCAAGTTCATCTTCGTTTCGGGCTATGCGGAAGATGCCTTTGCGCGCAACCTGCCGGAAGATGCCAAATTCGGCTTCCTGCCGAAGCCGTTCTCGCTGAAGCAGCTTGCAACGGCAGTCAAGGAAATGCTCGAGAGCGAGTAG
- a CDS encoding ArsR/SmtB family transcription factor, with protein MSNNARFAEIAALAGDPGRASMLNGLMDGRALTASELAQLAGVTAQTASSHLTRMTEAGLLAVEKQGRHRYHRLASPAVARMIESIMQLAAPEITSRPVRTGPRDAALRAGRTCYDHLAGHLGVSITDALIDAGHLDLGLDAGEITDSGLALFDRAGIDIEAITARRGRVLCRPCLDWSERRPHLAGAIGAALCSHCFHNGWIRRIEGTRAVSVTPNGQRQLRETFGVSLS; from the coding sequence ATGTCGAACAATGCGAGATTTGCGGAAATAGCGGCGCTGGCGGGCGATCCGGGCCGTGCGAGCATGCTCAACGGGCTGATGGATGGCAGGGCGCTGACGGCATCGGAACTGGCGCAGCTCGCCGGCGTTACCGCGCAAACCGCCAGTAGTCACCTTACACGTATGACCGAGGCGGGCTTGCTTGCGGTAGAGAAGCAGGGCCGGCATCGTTACCACCGGCTTGCGTCTCCGGCCGTGGCGCGGATGATCGAGAGTATCATGCAGCTCGCAGCACCCGAAATCACCTCCAGGCCGGTGCGGACCGGACCGCGCGACGCAGCCCTCAGGGCAGGGCGCACCTGCTACGATCATCTGGCCGGGCATCTCGGCGTTTCGATCACCGATGCTCTTATTGACGCTGGTCATCTCGATCTCGGCCTCGATGCGGGCGAGATTACCGATAGCGGCCTCGCGCTGTTCGATCGCGCCGGCATTGATATCGAGGCGATCACCGCCAGACGCGGCCGTGTCCTGTGCCGGCCCTGCCTCGACTGGAGCGAGCGCCGCCCGCATCTTGCCGGCGCCATCGGCGCAGCACTGTGCAGCCATTGCTTCCACAATGGCTGGATCAGGCGAATCGAAGGCACTCGCGCTGTTTCGGTAACCCCGAACGGACAGAGGCAGCTGCGCGAGACTTTCGGGGTCAGCCTTTCCTAG
- a CDS encoding NIPSNAP family protein, whose protein sequence is MSITCFIQYEIDPYQKDAFEEYARNWNEAIPRCGADLIGYYAPHEGSATLAYAAYNIESLAEYEAYRSRLMSDPIGRANYEFAKEKRFIRREDRTFLRLVTGTKGGLIR, encoded by the coding sequence ATGAGCATCACCTGTTTCATCCAATACGAGATCGACCCCTACCAGAAGGACGCATTCGAGGAATATGCCCGCAATTGGAACGAGGCGATCCCGCGCTGCGGCGCGGACCTCATCGGCTACTACGCACCGCACGAGGGCTCGGCCACACTGGCTTACGCTGCCTACAACATCGAAAGCCTCGCAGAATACGAGGCTTATCGGAGCCGCCTCATGTCCGATCCGATTGGCCGCGCCAATTATGAATTTGCCAAAGAGAAAAGGTTCATCCGGCGCGAGGATCGCACATTCCTGCGTCTCGTCACGGGAACGAAGGGAGGATTGATCAGATGA
- a CDS encoding LysE family translocator: MTLAGFVAYSGALAIAAAIPGPGVTALVARALGSGFRSSLFMSLGLIMGDLTYLTAVVLGLAMVAQTFGTVFLVIKWAGVAYLAYLAWGFWTSGISAEKIEAKKSSGSGFSAVLAGLAVTLGNPKTMLFYIALTPTLVDLHTITLADYSILAALTVLVLLVVLVPYLALAAKARGLLASPRALKRLNRTAAAFMAGAALAIAGRSS; encoded by the coding sequence ATGACACTTGCCGGTTTTGTCGCCTATTCGGGTGCACTCGCCATTGCCGCCGCCATTCCAGGACCGGGTGTAACCGCCCTCGTCGCACGGGCGCTCGGCTCCGGCTTCCGCTCCTCGCTCTTCATGTCGCTCGGGCTGATCATGGGAGACCTCACCTATCTGACTGCGGTCGTGCTCGGGCTTGCCATGGTCGCGCAGACATTCGGCACGGTTTTCCTCGTCATCAAGTGGGCGGGCGTTGCCTATCTGGCCTATCTCGCCTGGGGCTTCTGGACGTCCGGCATTTCGGCAGAAAAGATCGAGGCAAAGAAAAGTAGCGGCAGTGGCTTCTCCGCCGTTCTTGCTGGCCTGGCCGTGACGCTTGGCAACCCGAAGACCATGCTCTTCTATATCGCGCTGACGCCGACTCTGGTGGACTTGCACACGATCACCCTCGCCGATTATTCGATCCTGGCCGCGCTGACGGTCCTGGTCCTCCTCGTTGTGCTGGTGCCCTATCTGGCCCTGGCAGCAAAGGCGCGCGGGCTGCTCGCCTCGCCGCGGGCACTCAAGCGGCTGAACCGTACCGCCGCAGCCTTCATGGCGGGCGCGGCCTTGGCCATCGCCGGGCGCTCTTCTTGA